One stretch of Flavobacterium sp. 9 DNA includes these proteins:
- a CDS encoding L-rhamnose mutarotase — MVTQKYCLALDLNEDPTLMAEYKKYHEKIWPEITESITNSGIENLDIYCVGNRMFMIIEANETFTFERKGQMDANNPIVQKWEELMWKYQKALPWAKEGEKWMIMDKIFDLHENR, encoded by the coding sequence ATGGTAACCCAAAAATATTGTCTTGCATTAGATTTGAATGAAGATCCAACACTAATGGCCGAATACAAGAAATATCATGAAAAGATTTGGCCGGAAATCACAGAAAGCATCACCAATTCGGGGATTGAAAATCTTGATATTTATTGCGTTGGTAACAGAATGTTTATGATTATTGAGGCCAATGAAACTTTTACTTTTGAAAGAAAAGGGCAAATGGATGCCAATAATCCGATAGTTCAGAAATGGGAAGAACTGATGTGGAAATATCAAAAAGCATTGCCTTGGGCGAAGGAAGGCGAAAAATGGATGATAATGGATAAAATATTTGATTTGCATGAAAATAGATAG
- a CDS encoding AraC family transcriptional regulator, with protein MKIVKTNIASYTNTSLSVFSREESFFQSPFHSHPEFELVYILESHGKRIIGNSVESFEAGDMIFLGDDIPHVWLNDEIFYKGINSLKAKAMVIYFSKDLFGNSFYELPEAQEVKKFLSQAVKGVSITGQTNAVVSKKMEKLLKKKGFEVIMGLIEILFLLSKSKDLRFINDDSYISVDEDNKNDRLAAVFQYVKSNYKEEISLDEISKIANLTPTSFCRMFKAKTKKPFVEYLNEIRVSNACKYLIETDLGISEIAYECGYKTASNFNKLFKKLIGTTPKEYRKNAVA; from the coding sequence ATGAAAATTGTAAAGACAAATATCGCTTCCTACACGAATACATCACTTTCTGTATTTTCTCGTGAAGAATCTTTTTTTCAGTCGCCTTTTCATTCGCATCCGGAATTTGAGCTGGTTTATATTTTAGAAAGCCATGGAAAACGAATTATAGGAAATTCTGTAGAATCGTTCGAAGCCGGAGATATGATTTTTCTTGGAGATGATATTCCGCATGTTTGGCTTAATGATGAAATTTTTTATAAAGGAATTAATAGTTTAAAGGCTAAAGCGATGGTGATTTATTTTAGCAAAGACCTTTTTGGAAATTCTTTTTATGAATTACCGGAAGCCCAGGAAGTTAAAAAGTTTCTATCTCAGGCCGTAAAAGGTGTGTCGATTACCGGACAGACAAATGCAGTAGTTTCTAAAAAAATGGAAAAATTGCTCAAAAAGAAAGGTTTTGAAGTTATCATGGGACTGATTGAAATTTTGTTTCTTTTGTCAAAAAGTAAAGATCTGAGATTTATCAATGATGATTCGTATATATCAGTTGATGAGGATAATAAAAATGACCGACTTGCAGCCGTTTTTCAATATGTGAAGTCAAATTATAAAGAGGAAATATCGCTTGATGAAATCTCTAAAATTGCGAATCTGACACCTACATCTTTTTGCAGAATGTTTAAAGCTAAAACAAAAAAACCTTTTGTAGAATATCTGAATGAAATCAGAGTATCAAATGCTTGTAAGTATCTAATTGAAACTGATTTAGGTATTTCGGAAATTGCCTATGAATGTGGGTATAAAACAGCTTCAAACTTCAATAAGCTGTTCAAAAAATTAATAGGAACAACTCCTAAGGAATACAGAAAAAATGCTGTGGCGTAA
- a CDS encoding ROK family protein produces the protein MEKRFAIAMDVGGSHITTAIVDLNEMKVFENSFFKVSFDSNLPSKEVMDYWENAIRALWVKSQVKKLSGIAMAFPGPFDYHDGTCWIKDQDKYNNFYGLNIKDLLRERFDFDLDFPIVFENDAKSFGKGEVYKNMKNLPKNVMAITLGTGLGACFIENGKIINTGNNVPENGEIWNLPYKNGIAEDSVSLRGLLSNYQNLSGIQLNNGLELYLLAIEGDKKAIEAFHKFGDDLAEIVLPWLKSFNANMFVIGGKIANAGDLFLNIFKEKVKNAGIEMELVISTDNETTALLGAASLLYEA, from the coding sequence ATGGAAAAAAGATTTGCAATAGCCATGGATGTTGGAGGTTCACATATTACGACCGCAATTGTTGATCTAAATGAGATGAAAGTCTTTGAAAACTCCTTTTTTAAGGTTTCTTTCGATTCTAATTTACCCAGCAAAGAGGTAATGGATTATTGGGAAAATGCTATTCGTGCTTTATGGGTGAAATCTCAGGTGAAAAAATTATCCGGAATCGCCATGGCATTTCCCGGACCATTTGATTATCACGATGGAACTTGTTGGATTAAAGATCAGGATAAATACAATAATTTCTATGGACTGAATATAAAAGATCTATTAAGAGAACGTTTCGATTTTGATCTGGACTTTCCTATTGTTTTTGAAAATGATGCTAAAAGTTTTGGGAAAGGCGAAGTTTACAAAAACATGAAAAATCTCCCTAAAAATGTAATGGCAATTACTTTAGGAACAGGGCTTGGTGCTTGCTTTATAGAAAATGGAAAAATTATAAACACTGGAAATAATGTTCCTGAAAATGGCGAAATCTGGAATCTTCCCTACAAAAATGGCATTGCCGAAGATTCTGTGTCATTAAGAGGTTTGCTTTCTAATTATCAGAATTTAAGCGGTATTCAATTAAATAATGGGCTTGAATTATACCTTTTGGCAATTGAAGGAGATAAAAAAGCAATAGAAGCCTTTCATAAATTTGGAGATGATCTGGCCGAAATTGTACTTCCGTGGCTAAAAAGCTTTAATGCCAATATGTTTGTTATTGGAGGAAAAATAGCAAACGCCGGAGACTTATTTCTGAATATTTTCAAAGAAAAAGTAAAAAACGCAGGAATCGAAATGGAACTGGTGATCTCAACAGACAATGAAACTACCGCTTTATTAGGAGCTGCCAGCTTACTTTATGAAGCTTAA
- the galB gene encoding beta-galactosidase GalB gives MKITKKIFSLNNYLVLLICSMISFSVFSQNMPIKRMGSTDTQSFDDNWLFSRYGSQADGLVKEEPKNLEAVSTNETNWEKLNLPHDWAIKGPFRIELRGETGKLPWKGIGWYRKHFTVPASDSGKQIFVDFDGAMANAKIYLNGNYVGTWPYGYNSFRMNLTPFLKFGQENILAVRLDTENWDSRWYPGAGIYRHVWLVKTNPVHVGHWGTYVTTPNVTKEAADVRVLVNVDNATNKTVKAVVTTDLYEIDINDKLKAKVGSLIPSTLEIKANGTEEAETHSVLNNPKLWDLKTPNRYVAQTKVSIDGKVVDTYNTPFGIRTIEFTPRNGFLLNGKRVEIFGTCNHHDLGALGAAINTSALKRQLIMLKEMGCNSLRTSHNPPAPELLELADKMGFLVWDEAFDAWKTGKKKLDYNVIFDEWHEKDLVALVRRDRNNPSVFIWSIGNEIPDQLNVKMTKELADIMRREDPTRPVSNGYNDPDGGRGSGAAVAIDVMGINYFFDQQPKWDVDPRYANKPTLGSETASTVSSRGEYFFDDKYNKTSWQISSYDDAFPGWGYSPDGQFRINAKYPHLLGEYVWTGFDYLGEPTPYNSDETNLLNFRSDPSKQGELEAKLAELQKTNPPSRSSYFGIIDLAGFPKDRYYIYKSHWRPDVPTAHILPHWNWSERVGQVVPVHVYTSGDEGELFLNGKSLGRKKMEAGKDFRLTWDDVVYVPGELKVVCYKNGKNWATDIVKTTGTATKLKISADRSEVLADDVDLIFVTVDVTDKEGLMVPRTNPLVKFSIEGNGEIVATDNGDATSFVPFQSTERPAYNGKVLVIVKAKKGEKGQFTVKAESEGLQSAATTIRIK, from the coding sequence ATGAAGATAACCAAAAAGATATTTTCGCTGAACAATTACCTTGTTTTGCTGATCTGTTCGATGATCAGTTTTTCTGTATTTTCACAGAACATGCCAATAAAGAGAATGGGTTCGACCGATACGCAGTCATTTGATGATAATTGGCTTTTTTCACGATACGGATCTCAGGCGGATGGATTAGTTAAAGAAGAACCAAAGAACTTAGAAGCTGTTTCTACGAATGAAACCAACTGGGAAAAATTAAACTTGCCACATGATTGGGCGATTAAAGGACCTTTTAGAATTGAGTTAAGAGGAGAAACAGGAAAATTGCCGTGGAAAGGAATTGGTTGGTATCGCAAACATTTTACTGTTCCGGCTTCAGATTCAGGGAAACAGATTTTTGTTGATTTTGATGGTGCTATGGCTAATGCCAAAATTTATCTGAACGGAAATTATGTAGGAACCTGGCCTTATGGTTACAATTCTTTCCGAATGAATTTGACTCCATTTTTAAAATTTGGACAGGAAAATATCTTAGCAGTTCGTTTAGATACTGAAAACTGGGATTCTCGCTGGTATCCCGGCGCAGGAATTTATCGCCACGTGTGGTTGGTAAAAACCAATCCGGTACATGTTGGGCATTGGGGAACTTACGTTACAACTCCAAATGTTACTAAAGAAGCTGCTGATGTCAGAGTATTGGTAAACGTTGACAATGCCACAAATAAAACCGTAAAAGCAGTTGTTACAACTGACTTATACGAGATAGATATCAATGATAAGCTTAAAGCAAAAGTAGGTTCGTTAATTCCTTCAACTCTTGAAATCAAAGCTAACGGAACTGAAGAAGCAGAAACACATTCGGTTTTAAACAATCCTAAATTATGGGATTTAAAAACGCCAAATCGTTATGTGGCGCAAACTAAAGTTAGTATTGACGGAAAAGTTGTGGACACTTATAATACGCCTTTTGGTATTCGAACTATAGAATTTACACCAAGAAACGGATTTCTTCTGAACGGAAAAAGAGTCGAAATCTTCGGAACTTGTAATCACCACGATTTAGGTGCTTTGGGAGCTGCGATCAATACTTCGGCATTAAAAAGACAATTGATAATGTTGAAAGAAATGGGCTGTAATTCTTTGCGTACTTCTCATAATCCTCCTGCTCCTGAATTGTTAGAATTGGCAGATAAAATGGGATTCCTGGTTTGGGATGAAGCTTTTGATGCGTGGAAAACGGGCAAGAAAAAATTAGATTATAATGTGATTTTTGATGAATGGCACGAAAAAGATTTAGTGGCATTAGTACGCAGAGACAGAAATAATCCTTCGGTATTTATTTGGTCAATTGGAAATGAAATTCCAGATCAGCTAAATGTAAAAATGACCAAAGAATTGGCAGATATCATGCGTAGAGAAGATCCAACACGTCCGGTTTCAAATGGATATAATGATCCTGATGGAGGAAGAGGATCCGGAGCGGCTGTTGCAATCGATGTTATGGGAATAAATTATTTTTTTGACCAACAACCAAAATGGGATGTTGATCCAAGATATGCGAATAAACCAACACTTGGAAGCGAAACAGCATCAACGGTAAGTTCTCGTGGAGAATATTTCTTTGACGATAAATACAATAAAACGTCTTGGCAAATTTCGTCTTATGACGATGCATTTCCGGGATGGGGTTATTCGCCTGATGGACAATTTCGTATCAATGCAAAGTATCCGCATTTATTAGGAGAATATGTTTGGACAGGTTTTGATTATTTGGGAGAACCAACACCTTATAATTCAGATGAAACGAACTTGCTGAATTTTAGAAGTGATCCTTCAAAACAAGGAGAATTGGAAGCGAAATTGGCAGAATTACAAAAAACTAATCCGCCATCAAGAAGTAGTTATTTCGGAATTATCGATTTAGCCGGTTTCCCAAAAGACCGCTATTATATTTACAAATCACATTGGAGACCAGATGTTCCAACGGCTCACATTCTTCCGCATTGGAATTGGAGCGAACGTGTTGGGCAAGTAGTTCCTGTACATGTTTACACTTCGGGGGATGAAGGAGAGTTGTTCCTTAACGGAAAAAGTCTTGGAAGAAAGAAAATGGAAGCAGGAAAAGATTTCCGTTTGACTTGGGATGATGTGGTTTATGTTCCTGGCGAACTAAAAGTTGTTTGTTATAAAAATGGTAAAAATTGGGCGACAGATATTGTTAAAACTACCGGAACAGCAACAAAATTAAAAATTTCAGCGGATAGATCAGAAGTACTTGCGGACGATGTTGATTTGATTTTCGTAACCGTCGATGTTACTGATAAAGAAGGTTTGATGGTTCCTCGCACAAATCCATTAGTTAAGTTTTCGATTGAAGGTAATGGAGAAATCGTTGCAACTGATAATGGTGATGCAACTAGTTTTGTGCCTTTTCAAAGTACTGAAAGACCTGCTTATAACGGAAAAGTTTTAGTAATAGTTAAAGCGAAAAAAGGAGAAAAAGGACAATTTACGGTAAAAGCAGAAAGTGAAGGATTACAATCGGCAGCAACAACAATCAGAATCAAGTAA
- a CDS encoding SDR family oxidoreductase, whose protein sequence is MNLNLTDKIIIVTGGAKGIGFGICKVLAAEGAIPVIIGRADADNQIAVKEIEAEGGKALSVVAELTNPEACKNAVEQVIQLCGRIDGLINNAGVNDGVGLESGDYESFMASIHKNVVHYYLMAQYALPELKKTKGAIVNIGSKVADTGQGNTSAYAASNGGRNALTREWAVELLKYGIRVNSVIVAECYTPLYDAWINTLENPEQKLKEITAKIPFENRMTTAEEIANMTVFLLSDKSSHTTGQLIYVDGGYTHLDRSL, encoded by the coding sequence ATGAACCTTAATCTCACAGACAAAATAATTATCGTAACCGGTGGAGCAAAAGGAATAGGATTTGGGATTTGTAAAGTTTTGGCTGCTGAAGGAGCTATTCCTGTAATAATAGGAAGAGCAGATGCTGACAATCAAATTGCTGTTAAAGAAATCGAAGCTGAAGGAGGAAAAGCATTATCAGTCGTTGCCGAATTGACTAATCCCGAAGCTTGTAAAAATGCCGTAGAACAGGTAATTCAGCTTTGCGGTCGCATTGATGGGTTAATCAATAATGCAGGTGTCAATGATGGCGTTGGTCTGGAAAGTGGGGATTACGAAAGTTTTATGGCATCGATTCATAAAAACGTAGTTCATTATTATCTGATGGCACAATACGCTTTGCCTGAGTTGAAAAAAACAAAAGGTGCAATTGTAAATATAGGTTCAAAAGTTGCGGATACTGGACAAGGAAATACGTCAGCTTATGCGGCTTCAAATGGTGGGCGTAATGCTTTAACCCGCGAATGGGCTGTCGAATTATTGAAATACGGAATACGTGTTAATTCGGTTATTGTGGCTGAATGTTATACGCCTTTATACGATGCATGGATTAATACACTTGAAAATCCGGAGCAAAAGTTAAAAGAAATTACAGCCAAAATTCCGTTCGAAAACAGAATGACAACCGCAGAGGAAATCGCCAATATGACTGTTTTCTTATTATCTGATAAATCAAGTCACACAACAGGTCAGTTGATTTATGTCGATGGAGGATATACACATTTAGACCGTTCTCTGTAG
- a CDS encoding alpha-L-fucosidase, translating to MIKKIILTALVVGTTITGIAQNKIAAKDIAEKMKWFEDAKLGIFIHAGIYSVADVSESWSFHNGKISVEDYMKQQKSYTLSNYDPAAWADMIKDSGAKYAVITTKHHDGVAMYDTKLGKLSSVKTCPAKKDMVKPFFEELRKRDIKCGAYFSLIDWTHNDYPGFLKDKSRYDIKKEPARWERFQKFYQGQIKEISDWYNPDLWWFDGDWEHSAEEWQAEKTRKMMLERNPNTIINGRLQGYGDYDTPEQNFPVVRPAFKWWELCMTMNENWGYRVSDNNWKTPYEIITIFVDAVSNGGNLLLDIGPKPDGTYPETVVSTLKELGDWNRRNGEGIFGTIPGIPLGHFYGPTTLSKDSKTLYLFVHGKTSGQLMLKGLDNKIQDITVLGSNVKLTHKVVGKISWSAVPGLVYIDLPENVADKYVTCIKVTLDAPVKLYRGQGGFLTN from the coding sequence ATGATTAAGAAAATAATTTTAACAGCTTTAGTCGTTGGAACTACTATCACAGGTATTGCGCAAAACAAAATTGCCGCAAAAGATATCGCTGAAAAAATGAAATGGTTTGAAGATGCTAAATTAGGAATCTTCATTCATGCCGGAATTTACTCCGTTGCCGATGTTTCTGAATCCTGGAGTTTTCACAACGGAAAAATTTCTGTTGAAGATTATATGAAACAACAAAAAAGCTACACTTTGAGTAACTATGATCCTGCTGCTTGGGCTGATATGATTAAAGATTCAGGTGCAAAATATGCAGTAATTACAACAAAACATCATGATGGTGTGGCGATGTATGATACCAAATTAGGAAAATTAAGTTCAGTAAAAACCTGTCCTGCTAAGAAAGATATGGTGAAACCTTTCTTTGAAGAATTACGCAAAAGAGATATTAAATGTGGTGCTTATTTTTCATTAATCGACTGGACGCACAATGATTATCCGGGGTTCCTGAAAGATAAATCACGTTATGATATTAAAAAAGAGCCAGCTCGTTGGGAACGTTTCCAAAAGTTCTACCAAGGACAAATTAAAGAAATCTCTGATTGGTACAATCCGGATTTATGGTGGTTTGATGGTGATTGGGAACATAGTGCAGAGGAATGGCAAGCTGAAAAAACACGTAAGATGATGTTAGAGAGAAATCCAAATACGATCATAAACGGACGTCTACAGGGATATGGTGATTATGATACTCCTGAACAAAATTTTCCGGTGGTGCGTCCTGCCTTCAAATGGTGGGAATTATGTATGACTATGAATGAAAACTGGGGATATCGTGTGAGTGATAACAATTGGAAAACACCTTATGAAATTATCACAATTTTTGTGGATGCAGTTTCAAACGGAGGAAATTTATTATTAGATATCGGACCAAAACCTGACGGTACTTATCCTGAAACTGTTGTTTCTACGCTGAAAGAACTTGGTGATTGGAACAGAAGAAACGGTGAGGGAATTTTTGGAACTATTCCCGGAATTCCGTTAGGGCATTTTTATGGACCTACAACACTTTCTAAAGATTCGAAAACGCTTTATTTATTTGTTCACGGAAAAACTTCAGGCCAGTTGATGTTGAAAGGACTCGATAATAAAATTCAGGATATAACTGTTTTGGGATCAAATGTAAAGCTGACTCATAAAGTAGTAGGAAAAATTTCCTGGAGTGCTGTTCCTGGATTAGTTTATATTGATTTGCCGGAAAATGTTGCCGATAAATATGTGACTTGCATTAAAGTTACATTAGACGCACCAGTTAAATTATACAGAGGTCAGGGTGGTTTTCTGACGAACTAA
- a CDS encoding amidohydrolase: MKIDSHQHFWKYDAVKDAWINEEMKVIKRDFLPSDLKPLLLENQIDGCVAVQADQSEDETRFLLDLAKDNNFIKGVVGWVDLCAENIEERLEYYTKYEKLKGFRHIVQAEADIDFMLSERFQNGISKLVKHNFTYDILIFPKHLENAAKLVAKFPEQKFVIDHLAKPDFKNKDFREWEKGIRAIAQFPNVMCKVSGLVTEADWNNWTAVDFTYCLNVVTEVFGIDRLMFGSDWPVSLLAASYAESCDIVEDYFSKFSKADQDKFWSKNAINFYDLKD, from the coding sequence ATGAAAATAGATAGCCACCAACATTTTTGGAAATACGACGCTGTAAAAGACGCCTGGATCAATGAAGAAATGAAAGTGATCAAACGGGACTTTTTGCCTTCGGATTTAAAACCTTTATTGTTAGAAAATCAGATTGACGGTTGTGTGGCTGTTCAGGCAGATCAGAGTGAAGATGAAACTCGCTTTCTTTTGGATTTGGCAAAAGACAATAATTTCATCAAAGGTGTTGTGGGTTGGGTAGATTTATGTGCTGAAAATATTGAAGAACGTTTGGAATATTATACCAAATATGAAAAACTAAAGGGATTCAGACACATCGTTCAGGCCGAAGCAGATATTGATTTTATGTTGTCGGAAAGATTTCAAAATGGAATTTCGAAATTGGTAAAACATAATTTCACTTATGACATTTTGATTTTTCCAAAACATTTGGAAAATGCAGCAAAACTGGTGGCAAAATTTCCGGAACAAAAGTTTGTTATCGATCATTTGGCGAAACCGGATTTCAAAAATAAGGATTTCAGAGAGTGGGAAAAAGGTATCAGAGCTATAGCACAATTTCCAAATGTGATGTGTAAGGTTTCGGGTTTAGTGACTGAAGCCGACTGGAATAATTGGACCGCTGTGGACTTTACTTATTGTTTAAATGTTGTTACAGAGGTGTTTGGAATTGATCGATTGATGTTTGGCAGTGATTGGCCGGTGAGTTTACTGGCAGCATCTTATGCAGAATCATGTGATATTGTAGAAGATTATTTTTCGAAATTTTCGAAAGCAGATCAGGATAAATTCTGGAGCAAGAACGCAATTAATTTTTACGATTTAAAAGATTAA
- a CDS encoding prolyl oligopeptidase family serine peptidase: MKKGFLIFLIALGANSIAQTKATGNVVEYFGKEKITTTAEGNVLYNFITGYTLASDKRTGTLFNGQDPVAWQYAVGKFVNPNKQKGDWQPIEVDSVGVFSRKEMKSAFLFTEYNSPKEQIALLETTGGTRTYINGLPHEGDHYDFGYTLIPFKLRKGVNEFIYTKGRFGRVKSKIIIPSKSIQFTKRDLTLPDVINGEKDEKWASIRIINATERELKNLVITTKLSSGETAKYATDAIMPLFVRKVKFKVPAAKENFTGELKMEITLTDKNGKVIDKTEITIQQRSATVHHERTFLSKVDNSVQYYSVAPALESGPKALILSVHGASVEARNQARAYKQKDWATIVAATNRRPFGFNWEDWGRIDALEVLAEAKKVFNTIPAQTYLTGHSMGGHGTWFLGTTYPDKFAAIAPCASYPDISTYGSDKGDEMHDMFKAFDPIKRSANSGRIKSIIQNLKQSGVYILHGDADSTVPISQVREMRQILGTFHPNFCYYEYPGGEHWYGDHSVDWFPIFEFFKRQTIPTNKEVKAIDFHTATPAVSSTDYWLKLQQQIYPFEFSNIDAKIVKGQITIKTENVAIMELDLVSLDLKGEITININDQTLKTAADKKAILALKDKKWDFINEINTAEKYAERQGGFKFAFNNNVVFVYATGGSASEREWYLNRARFDAETFYYRGNGSIDVISDKEFSLEKYKDRNVIIYGNASNNSAWKLLLKNSPIQIDNQQVKIDSKVLKGDDLAAYFVVPRNDSKTAMIGVVAGTSEKGMKATWANNYISGITGFPDVMIFKADLLLNGLPNMKVSGFFDNEWSAKTLEFYN, from the coding sequence ATGAAAAAAGGATTCCTAATTTTCTTAATTGCCCTGGGTGCAAATTCGATCGCACAAACAAAAGCCACTGGAAATGTCGTTGAATATTTTGGAAAAGAAAAAATCACAACAACTGCCGAAGGAAATGTTCTGTATAATTTCATTACTGGTTATACGCTTGCTTCCGACAAAAGAACCGGTACACTTTTTAACGGACAAGATCCCGTTGCCTGGCAATACGCCGTTGGAAAATTTGTAAATCCAAATAAACAAAAAGGAGATTGGCAGCCTATCGAAGTCGATTCTGTTGGAGTTTTTAGTCGGAAGGAAATGAAATCAGCTTTTCTTTTTACGGAATATAATTCGCCAAAAGAGCAAATCGCACTTCTGGAAACTACAGGAGGAACCCGTACTTATATAAATGGTTTACCGCACGAAGGTGATCATTATGATTTTGGATATACTTTGATTCCATTTAAACTTCGAAAAGGTGTAAACGAATTTATTTATACAAAAGGTCGTTTTGGTCGTGTTAAATCCAAAATTATTATACCCTCAAAAAGTATTCAGTTTACCAAACGTGATTTGACGCTTCCGGATGTTATTAATGGCGAAAAAGACGAAAAATGGGCTTCTATTCGTATCATAAATGCGACTGAAAGAGAGCTGAAAAACCTTGTTATTACTACAAAATTGTCAAGTGGAGAAACGGCTAAATATGCAACTGATGCCATTATGCCTTTGTTTGTCAGAAAAGTAAAATTTAAAGTTCCAGCGGCAAAAGAGAATTTTACTGGCGAATTAAAAATGGAAATAACACTTACAGACAAAAACGGAAAAGTAATTGACAAAACTGAAATTACAATTCAACAACGTTCTGCAACGGTTCATCATGAACGTACTTTTTTGAGTAAGGTCGATAATAGTGTACAATATTACAGTGTTGCTCCCGCGCTGGAAAGCGGACCAAAAGCGTTAATACTTTCGGTTCACGGCGCTTCTGTTGAAGCACGAAATCAGGCACGAGCTTACAAACAAAAAGATTGGGCTACTATTGTTGCTGCCACAAATCGTCGTCCATTTGGTTTTAATTGGGAAGATTGGGGAAGAATCGATGCCTTGGAAGTTTTGGCTGAAGCTAAAAAAGTATTCAATACAATTCCTGCTCAAACCTACTTAACAGGTCACTCAATGGGTGGTCACGGAACCTGGTTTTTGGGAACGACATATCCTGATAAATTTGCCGCAATTGCTCCTTGTGCCTCTTATCCTGATATTTCGACTTACGGATCTGATAAAGGCGACGAAATGCACGATATGTTTAAAGCCTTTGATCCAATCAAACGTTCGGCTAATTCAGGTCGTATCAAAAGTATTATACAAAACCTGAAACAATCAGGCGTTTATATTCTGCATGGCGATGCTGATTCGACTGTACCAATTTCGCAAGTGAGAGAAATGCGTCAGATTTTAGGAACTTTTCATCCTAACTTTTGTTACTACGAATATCCCGGAGGCGAACACTGGTATGGCGATCATTCTGTAGATTGGTTTCCGATTTTTGAATTCTTCAAACGTCAAACAATTCCAACAAACAAAGAAGTTAAAGCAATTGATTTCCATACCGCTACTCCTGCGGTCTCTTCAACGGATTATTGGTTAAAGTTACAGCAGCAAATATACCCATTTGAGTTTTCTAACATTGATGCCAAAATTGTTAAAGGACAAATTACTATCAAAACAGAAAATGTTGCGATTATGGAACTTGATTTGGTTTCATTGGATTTAAAAGGTGAAATCACAATCAATATCAACGATCAAACCTTAAAAACAGCAGCAGATAAAAAAGCGATTTTGGCTTTAAAAGACAAAAAATGGGATTTTATAAATGAAATCAATACTGCCGAAAAATATGCAGAACGTCAAGGCGGATTCAAGTTTGCTTTCAATAATAATGTCGTTTTTGTTTATGCTACAGGCGGATCTGCTTCTGAACGTGAATGGTACCTCAACAGAGCGCGTTTTGACGCTGAAACTTTTTATTACAGAGGAAACGGAAGTATTGATGTGATTTCGGACAAAGAATTTTCATTAGAAAAATACAAAGATCGAAATGTGATAATTTATGGAAATGCTTCGAACAATAGCGCATGGAAGTTGTTGTTGAAAAATTCTCCAATTCAAATTGACAATCAACAAGTCAAGATAGACAGCAAAGTCTTGAAAGGAGATGATTTGGCAGCTTATTTTGTAGTGCCAAGAAACGATAGCAAAACGGCGATGATTGGTGTTGTAGCAGGAACTTCTGAAAAAGGAATGAAAGCAACTTGGGCAAACAATTATATTTCCGGAATTACAGGTTTTCCCGATGTCATGATTTTCAAAGCTGATTTACTTTTGAACGGTTTACCAAATATGAAAGTAAGCGGTTTCTTTGATAATGAATGGTCTGCCAAAACATTAGAATTTTATAATTAA